The following proteins are encoded in a genomic region of Flammeovirga pectinis:
- a CDS encoding methylmalonyl-CoA mutase family protein, whose translation MAEKLFSDFEPISKETWKEKVITDLKGADFDKKLVWKTENGMAISPYYTSEDRIGKEGFLDQLKDILPSSESEGLNWDSFQKVVGSSNEEINENALYLLDRGVEGLVFDVDSIKNFDIEMALKGISIEMVHVCFENVSHPRTLVRDYVGYLHIHGVSLDKVRGYVNFDPLANYTTAGDLEDESFQRLSRLISYTTEMPGFKVLSINTDAFVNAGANHVQELAFSLNAVVEYIDQLGRFNIEPEEVLGNLIFQATVGGDYFHEIAKFRAFRLLSIEVAKLYDTSFIPESLLIVANSSLWSKSLYDPNVNMLRNTTEAMSAVLGGVNAINIVAHNSSYESPTKQSQRIALNISHIMREEAYLGKVADPSAGSYYIDSLTEQIMDAALMLFQTIESENGFLKCFNNGVIQSLITKTRDHKEKLIAQRRSVYVGTNRYPNQLEEINPENITVTHDKVSKVELLQPQRATLQFENLRLKTEQYVHDGGARPKVFNALFGNLAMRKARSTFAMDFFGTAGFVSSEQFYNSVEEAIEGAITSDADVIVICSSDQEYAESVEAFAKAFKSSDAKSKKLLLAGYPGDKEQDYLAAGIDGFVHVKTNAIQALKQFQSDLEIV comes from the coding sequence ATGGCTGAGAAGTTATTTTCAGACTTCGAACCGATCAGTAAAGAAACTTGGAAAGAAAAAGTTATTACTGACCTAAAAGGAGCTGATTTCGATAAAAAACTAGTATGGAAAACGGAGAATGGTATGGCCATTTCTCCCTACTATACTTCAGAAGATAGAATAGGAAAAGAAGGATTTTTAGACCAATTAAAAGATATTTTACCTTCATCAGAAAGTGAAGGTCTAAATTGGGATAGCTTTCAAAAAGTAGTTGGTTCATCAAATGAAGAAATTAATGAAAATGCCCTTTACCTTTTAGATAGAGGTGTTGAAGGTTTAGTTTTTGATGTTGATAGTATCAAGAATTTTGATATTGAGATGGCTTTAAAAGGCATTAGTATCGAAATGGTACATGTATGTTTTGAAAACGTATCTCATCCTAGAACATTAGTGCGTGATTATGTTGGTTACTTACATATTCATGGCGTTTCTCTTGATAAAGTTCGAGGTTACGTAAATTTTGATCCTCTAGCAAATTATACAACAGCTGGAGATCTAGAAGATGAAAGTTTCCAAAGGTTATCAAGGTTAATATCTTATACTACAGAGATGCCTGGTTTTAAGGTGTTGAGCATTAATACAGATGCTTTTGTAAACGCTGGAGCTAATCATGTACAAGAATTAGCCTTTTCTTTAAATGCAGTTGTAGAGTATATAGATCAACTTGGTCGATTTAATATTGAACCAGAGGAGGTATTAGGAAATTTAATTTTCCAAGCAACAGTTGGAGGCGATTACTTCCATGAAATTGCAAAATTTAGAGCATTTAGACTGCTTTCAATTGAAGTTGCAAAACTGTATGATACTTCTTTTATCCCTGAGAGTTTACTAATAGTAGCAAATTCTTCATTATGGTCTAAATCATTATATGACCCTAACGTGAATATGCTTCGTAATACTACAGAAGCAATGTCTGCAGTATTAGGTGGTGTAAATGCAATTAATATTGTAGCACACAATTCATCTTATGAATCACCAACAAAACAATCTCAACGTATCGCCCTAAATATTTCTCATATTATGAGAGAAGAGGCTTACTTGGGTAAAGTGGCAGATCCATCAGCAGGTTCATATTATATTGATTCTCTTACTGAGCAAATTATGGATGCAGCATTAATGTTGTTCCAAACAATTGAATCAGAAAATGGATTTTTGAAATGTTTTAATAATGGTGTAATTCAGAGTTTGATCACAAAAACTAGAGATCATAAAGAAAAACTAATTGCACAAAGAAGAAGCGTTTATGTTGGAACTAACAGGTATCCTAATCAGTTAGAGGAAATCAATCCTGAAAATATAACTGTAACACATGATAAAGTAAGTAAAGTAGAATTGTTACAACCGCAAAGAGCAACTTTACAATTCGAAAACCTTCGTCTTAAAACGGAACAATATGTTCATGACGGAGGAGCAAGACCAAAAGTATTTAATGCCTTATTTGGTAATTTGGCCATGCGAAAAGCACGCTCCACTTTTGCAATGGATTTCTTTGGTACGGCTGGATTTGTATCATCAGAACAATTTTATAACAGCGTAGAAGAAGCAATTGAAGGAGCAATAACTTCTGATGCTGATGTGATTGTAATTTGTTCTTCTGATCAAGAATACGCAGAAAGTGTAGAAGCATTTGCAAAAGCATTTAAATCTTCTGATGCTAAAAGTAAAAAGTTACTACTTGCAGGTTACCCAGGTGATAAAGAGCAAGATTACTTAGCAGCAGGTATAGATGGGTTTGTTCATGTAAAAACAAATGCCATTCAAGCTTTAAAGCAATTCCAATCAGATTTGGAAATTGTTTAA
- the scpA gene encoding methylmalonyl-CoA mutase, with amino-acid sequence MRPDFSKLDINKIKITSPEKLVAEQGKEWKTAEGISVKKGFDKADCSTAEHLEFGAGLPPFLRGPYSAMYALRPWTIRQYAGFSTAEESNAFYKRNLAAGQKGLSVAFDLATHRGYDSDHPRVVGDVGKAGVAIDSVEDMKILFNDIPLDKMSVSMTMNGAVVPVLAFYIVAAEEAGVSKEKLSGTIQNDILKEFMVRNTYIYPPKPSMRIISDIFSYTSNNMPKYNSISISGYHMQEAGATADIELAYTLADGLEYLKAGKAAGLDIDAFAPRLSFFWAIGMNHFMEIAKMRAGRMLWAKIVKQFGPKNPKSMALRTHSQTSGWSLSEQDPFNNVARTAIEAMGAALGHTQSLHTNALDEAIALPTDFSARIARNTQLYLQDETNICKVIDPWAGSHYVEYLTNEIAQKAWKLIEEVEENGGMAKAIEKGIPKMRIEEASARKQARIDSGHDTIVGVNKYISNEKTDIDVLEIDNTTVRDGQVARLKQMREDRDTAKAEAAIKAIEVAAATGEGNLLALAVEAARCRASLGEISDAMEKDFGRYKATIRNISGVYSHEVAGDKAFAEAKSLANEFEKLEGKRPRVMIAKMGQDGHDRGAKVIATSFADIGFDVDMGPLFQTPEEVARQAAENDVDCVGASSLAAGHKTLIPQLIEELKRLGREDIMVFAGGVIPEQDYQFLYDNGVASIFGPGTKIPVSAKKVLQLLLEDEEIEK; translated from the coding sequence ATGAGACCAGATTTTTCGAAATTAGATATAAATAAAATCAAGATTACTTCTCCTGAAAAGTTAGTTGCCGAACAAGGTAAAGAATGGAAAACAGCAGAAGGGATCTCAGTTAAAAAAGGGTTTGATAAAGCAGATTGCAGTACCGCTGAACATTTAGAGTTTGGTGCAGGTTTACCTCCATTTTTAAGAGGACCGTATTCTGCAATGTATGCATTACGCCCTTGGACTATCCGTCAATATGCAGGTTTTTCTACTGCAGAAGAATCAAATGCATTTTATAAAAGAAACTTGGCGGCAGGTCAGAAAGGACTTTCTGTAGCTTTTGATTTGGCAACACATAGAGGTTACGATTCTGATCACCCTCGTGTTGTTGGAGATGTTGGTAAAGCTGGCGTTGCCATTGATTCTGTAGAAGACATGAAAATCTTATTTAATGATATTCCATTAGATAAAATGTCTGTATCAATGACAATGAACGGAGCAGTTGTTCCAGTACTTGCTTTTTACATTGTAGCAGCAGAAGAAGCTGGCGTAAGTAAGGAGAAATTGAGTGGTACTATTCAGAATGATATTTTAAAGGAATTTATGGTTAGAAATACCTATATCTATCCTCCAAAACCATCAATGCGTATCATCTCTGATATTTTTTCTTATACTTCTAACAACATGCCGAAGTATAATTCTATATCAATTTCTGGCTACCATATGCAAGAAGCTGGAGCAACTGCAGATATTGAATTAGCCTATACTTTAGCAGATGGTTTAGAATATTTAAAAGCAGGTAAAGCGGCAGGGTTAGATATTGATGCTTTTGCACCTCGTTTATCTTTCTTTTGGGCAATTGGTATGAACCATTTTATGGAGATTGCTAAAATGCGTGCAGGGAGAATGCTTTGGGCTAAGATTGTAAAACAATTTGGTCCTAAAAATCCAAAGTCGATGGCTTTGAGAACACATTCTCAAACATCGGGATGGTCTTTATCTGAACAGGATCCATTTAATAATGTAGCGAGAACAGCAATCGAAGCAATGGGTGCTGCTTTAGGGCATACTCAATCACTACATACTAATGCTCTTGATGAAGCGATTGCTTTACCTACAGATTTTTCAGCGCGTATTGCTCGTAATACACAGTTGTATTTACAAGATGAAACTAACATCTGTAAAGTAATTGATCCTTGGGCAGGTTCGCATTATGTAGAATATCTAACAAACGAAATTGCTCAGAAAGCCTGGAAATTAATTGAAGAGGTTGAAGAGAATGGTGGAATGGCCAAAGCGATTGAAAAAGGTATTCCAAAAATGCGTATTGAAGAAGCATCTGCTCGTAAACAAGCTAGAATTGATTCTGGTCATGATACTATTGTGGGCGTAAATAAATACATTTCAAACGAAAAGACGGATATTGATGTTTTAGAAATAGACAACACTACTGTTCGTGATGGACAGGTTGCTCGTTTAAAACAAATGCGTGAAGATAGAGATACTGCAAAAGCAGAAGCAGCAATAAAAGCTATCGAAGTTGCAGCAGCAACGGGAGAGGGTAACTTATTAGCTTTAGCTGTAGAAGCGGCAAGATGTAGAGCATCTCTTGGTGAAATTTCGGATGCTATGGAAAAAGATTTCGGTCGTTATAAAGCAACAATCAGAAATATTTCAGGAGTTTATTCTCATGAGGTAGCTGGTGATAAAGCCTTTGCAGAAGCAAAAAGTTTAGCAAATGAATTCGAGAAATTGGAAGGTAAACGTCCAAGAGTAATGATTGCTAAAATGGGACAAGATGGTCATGATAGAGGAGCCAAAGTGATTGCAACGAGTTTTGCAGATATTGGCTTTGATGTAGATATGGGTCCTCTTTTCCAAACACCAGAAGAAGTAGCTCGTCAGGCAGCTGAAAATGATGTGGATTGTGTAGGTGCTTCTAGTTTAGCGGCAGGCCATAAAACATTAATTCCTCAGTTAATTGAAGAGTTAAAGCGTTTAGGTCGTGAAGATATTATGGTCTTTGCTGGTGGTGTAATTCCAGAACAAGATTATCAATTTTTATATGATAATGGTGTTGCGTCAATTTTTGGTCCTGGTACTAAGATTCCAGTTTCGGCCAAAAAGGTACTTCAACTCTTATTAGAAGATGAAGAAATTGAGAAATAG
- a CDS encoding alpha/beta hydrolase, whose protein sequence is MKKLVIITLSFLSPFLLFGQENGKVFDNLKVPSKLLKSDRNFSIYLPPGYDESERSYPVLYLLHGYSDNHTGWIQFGEVNYIADKAIKEKKATPMIIVMPDADTDRIGYFNTIDGNWNYEDYFFNELMPYVENKYRIRKEKRYRAIAGLSMGGGGTFVYALHHPELFSSACPLSAWFGEANPEERKGEVDEYYKGKSENEIKEHYDKNNPLVLVDNLPDKIASENQVKWYIDCGDDDFLFEGNSMMHIKMRKKNIEHQYRVRDGGHSWSYWRSALPNVLEFVTDTFHQK, encoded by the coding sequence ATGAAAAAATTAGTAATTATCACTTTGTCTTTTTTGTCACCCTTTTTACTCTTTGGGCAGGAAAATGGGAAAGTATTTGATAACCTTAAAGTACCGAGTAAACTGTTAAAAAGTGACCGTAACTTTTCTATTTACTTACCTCCTGGATATGACGAGTCGGAGAGAAGTTACCCTGTTTTATATTTATTGCATGGATATAGTGATAACCACACCGGTTGGATTCAGTTTGGAGAAGTAAACTACATTGCTGATAAAGCGATAAAGGAGAAGAAAGCAACACCTATGATAATTGTTATGCCAGATGCTGACACTGATAGGATTGGGTATTTTAATACGATTGATGGTAATTGGAATTATGAAGATTACTTCTTTAATGAGCTAATGCCTTATGTAGAAAATAAATACCGTATTAGAAAAGAAAAAAGATATAGAGCAATTGCCGGCCTTTCGATGGGGGGTGGCGGTACTTTTGTTTATGCCTTACATCACCCTGAATTATTTTCTTCTGCTTGTCCTTTAAGTGCATGGTTTGGAGAAGCAAACCCTGAAGAGAGAAAAGGTGAAGTAGATGAATATTACAAAGGAAAATCAGAAAACGAAATTAAAGAGCATTATGATAAGAATAATCCTTTAGTTCTTGTAGATAATTTACCAGATAAAATAGCATCTGAAAACCAAGTCAAATGGTATATAGATTGTGGAGATGATGATTTTCTATTTGAGGGAAATAGTATGATGCACATCAAAATGAGAAAGAAAAATATTGAACATCAATATAGAGTTAGAGATGGGGGACATAGTTGGTCGTATTGGAGATCAGCCTTACCAAATGTACTTGAATTTGTAACTGATACCTTTCATCAGAAATAA
- a CDS encoding TonB-dependent receptor, with protein sequence MKKTTMLFLAFLISLSNYAQEASTVIKGTIIEKETDQPVIGASIVIKGTTIGTTSDFDGNFTLKTSKTGPTVLDISFVGLQTIQQNVDLNGSEINLGNQYMPSDAIGLAEVEIIASVAVDRKTPVAVSTIKPEVLEEKLGTQEFPEILKSTPGVYATKSGGGYGDSRINLRGFSSANIAVMINGVPVNDMENGSVYWSNWAGLSDVTRTMQVQRGLGASKVAVPSVGGTINILTKTTDAKKGGNLSYGIGNDGYSKIGFTASTGQTENGWAVTVSGSKTTGIGFVDGTTFEGYSYFANISKKINDSHQLSFTVFGAPQVHGQRRNKVMLSDYKESGRGIKYNGDWGYRNGEEYNVRENYYHKPQISLNWFWNINDKMDLATVVYSSIGRGGGSGGTGVDKFGPSLSNPYRRDGVINFDQIVDENVALGRQGSESIIYNGVNNHQWYGGLSTLTAQLSDHITFTGGLDLRYYEGNHYREVKDLLGGQFYFDPAISNAEAGSVGATQRAVKVGDKIQYNNDGLVWWQGVFAQAEYSKDKLSAFLSLSGSNQSFQRIDYMQYAPENQKTDWQSFFGYNIKGGANYNLTDVHNIFVNGGYFSRQPFFNSVWPNYNNNTNEGVVNEKALSFELGYGYRSKLISGNVNVYHTTWKDKYYRASVRQAGSSVSYSANIPGLDAVHSGLELDFTIRPNDKLTITGMASFGNWKWDKNVLDVPIYDDTQQEVGKVDVYAQGLHVGDAAQTTAALGLNYVVLAGLKVGADWNLYDRLFADFNVTQVNTPEKSVDSWQVPTYNLFDLNASYKFPLGKIDATFYAKVNNVFNTKYVSDAFDGASHDWDTAQVFYGAGTTWSTSIKLNF encoded by the coding sequence ATGAAAAAGACTACAATGTTGTTTCTTGCATTTCTGATTTCATTATCTAATTATGCACAAGAAGCATCCACTGTCATCAAAGGTACGATCATAGAAAAAGAAACTGATCAACCTGTAATTGGTGCATCAATAGTAATTAAAGGGACCACTATTGGAACTACATCAGACTTTGATGGTAATTTCACATTAAAAACAAGTAAAACTGGTCCTACAGTACTTGATATTTCCTTTGTTGGTTTACAAACTATCCAGCAAAATGTTGATTTAAATGGTTCTGAAATTAATTTAGGCAATCAGTATATGCCTTCCGATGCAATTGGTTTAGCAGAAGTTGAAATTATTGCATCTGTAGCTGTTGACAGGAAAACTCCTGTAGCGGTCTCAACAATTAAACCCGAAGTTTTAGAAGAAAAATTAGGAACACAAGAGTTCCCAGAGATACTAAAATCTACACCTGGTGTGTATGCTACAAAATCTGGTGGTGGTTATGGTGATTCTAGAATTAACCTTAGAGGGTTTTCTTCTGCCAATATTGCCGTAATGATTAACGGTGTACCTGTAAACGACATGGAAAATGGTTCTGTTTATTGGTCTAACTGGGCTGGTCTATCAGATGTAACAAGAACAATGCAAGTACAACGTGGTTTAGGTGCCTCTAAGGTAGCTGTTCCGTCTGTTGGTGGTACTATCAATATTTTAACTAAAACTACCGATGCAAAAAAAGGCGGTAACCTAAGTTATGGAATTGGTAACGATGGCTACAGTAAGATTGGTTTCACGGCATCAACAGGACAAACTGAAAATGGATGGGCCGTAACGGTCTCAGGATCTAAAACAACAGGTATTGGATTTGTAGATGGAACAACATTTGAAGGTTACTCCTACTTTGCCAATATCTCAAAAAAAATAAACGATAGTCACCAATTATCATTTACTGTTTTTGGTGCACCTCAAGTTCACGGTCAACGTAGAAATAAAGTCATGCTATCAGATTATAAAGAATCTGGAAGAGGTATTAAATACAACGGTGATTGGGGCTATAGAAATGGTGAAGAATATAACGTTAGAGAAAATTATTACCACAAGCCTCAGATATCATTAAATTGGTTCTGGAATATTAACGACAAAATGGATTTAGCTACTGTAGTGTATAGTTCTATTGGACGTGGTGGTGGATCTGGTGGTACTGGTGTTGATAAATTTGGCCCTAGCCTTAGCAACCCATACCGTAGAGATGGAGTAATTAATTTTGATCAAATTGTTGATGAGAATGTTGCTTTAGGTAGACAAGGTTCTGAATCTATCATCTATAATGGTGTAAATAACCATCAATGGTATGGAGGCCTATCTACACTAACTGCTCAATTAAGTGATCATATTACATTTACGGGAGGTTTAGATCTTAGATATTATGAAGGCAACCATTACAGAGAAGTAAAAGATTTACTTGGTGGGCAATTCTATTTTGACCCTGCAATTAGTAATGCAGAAGCTGGTTCAGTTGGTGCAACACAAAGAGCTGTAAAAGTTGGAGACAAAATTCAATACAATAACGATGGTTTAGTTTGGTGGCAAGGTGTATTTGCTCAAGCAGAATATTCTAAAGACAAATTAAGTGCATTCTTATCTTTATCAGGTTCAAACCAATCGTTCCAAAGAATAGATTATATGCAATATGCTCCAGAAAATCAGAAAACTGATTGGCAAAGCTTTTTTGGTTACAACATAAAAGGTGGTGCAAATTATAATCTAACAGATGTACATAACATATTTGTAAATGGTGGTTACTTCTCTCGTCAACCTTTCTTTAACAGTGTTTGGCCTAATTATAACAACAATACAAATGAAGGTGTTGTAAATGAAAAAGCCTTAAGTTTTGAACTTGGTTACGGATATAGGAGTAAATTAATTTCTGGTAATGTAAATGTTTATCATACTACTTGGAAAGATAAATATTACAGAGCTTCAGTTAGACAAGCAGGTTCTTCTGTTAGTTATTCTGCAAACATTCCTGGTTTAGATGCTGTTCACTCTGGACTTGAACTAGATTTCACAATTAGACCCAATGATAAATTAACGATTACGGGTATGGCATCGTTCGGTAATTGGAAATGGGACAAAAATGTTTTAGATGTCCCGATTTACGATGATACACAACAAGAAGTTGGTAAAGTTGATGTATATGCACAAGGACTACATGTTGGTGATGCTGCTCAAACTACTGCTGCTTTAGGATTAAACTATGTAGTTTTAGCAGGCTTAAAAGTTGGTGCAGATTGGAATCTTTATGATAGATTATTTGCTGATTTTAATGTTACTCAAGTCAATACTCCAGAAAAAAGTGTTGATTCTTGGCAAGTACCTACTTATAATTTATTTGATTTAAATGCTAGTTATAAATTCCCATTGGGTAAAATTGATGCTACATTTTATGCTAAGGTAAATAATGTATTTAATACTAAATATGTTTCTGACGCATTCGATGGTGCTTCGCATGATTGGGATACAGCACAAGTTTTTTACGGTGCTGGTACAACATGGTCTACAAGCATTAAACTTAATTTCTAG
- a CDS encoding TonB-dependent receptor, which produces MKNTLLLLLSLLISVSINAQESSTLIKGTVIDGATGEPVIGASVIIDGTTTGAISDFDGNYAIKTSLLGTKKLVISFVGYTSIEKQIELKGSTITIGETKLNSDAIGLAEVEVIASVAIDRKTPVAVSTINPESIETKLGTKEFPEILKSTPGVYATKQGGGYGDSRINLRGFSSANIAVMINGVPVNDMESGAVYWSNWAGLSDVTRSMQVQRGLGASKVAVPSIGGTINILTKTTDAQKGGNVYYGIGNDGREKIGVTLSTGKMDNGYAVTFSGSRTTGQGFVDATSFEGYSYFLNVSKEINKKHMLSFTAFGAPQTHGQRRTYREIEMYQKYGGIKYNSDWGYLDGQEYNLNTNYYHKPQISLNHYWTINDKSNLSTSAYVSIGNGGGTGFLGTSKDTDAYRRSDGQINFEQIRDENIDAAELGNGSETILRSSINNHKWFGALSVYDNKLTDELTFMGGLDIRYYLGEHYREVEDLLGGNYYLNTTNVNQPDQKAVVGDKVAYYNDGEVYWLGGFGQLEYTKDRLSAFISGAVSNTTYIRYDYFNYTPGEQKSDQYNFLGFSVKGGVNYNLTENHNVFFNTGYISRAPFFRSVFPNYTNDGNKDAENEKIMSFEVGYGYRSSKFKGNANIYYTQWKDRSFTRQVNQEFTANLLGVNATHMGIELDGRYQVSRKLSLTAMLSIGDWTWDNDLKNVPIYDQNNQVVDSVNVYIDGLKVGNSAQTTAALGLDYELVKGLKIGADYNFFGNNYAEFDPTRRNDSEDRMNAWKMEDFNIIDLNVRYNFNIGTFNTTFYGNVDNLLDVAYVSDAQDGADHTAQTAKVFYGSGRTWNMGMKLKF; this is translated from the coding sequence ATGAAAAACACTTTACTCCTACTTCTTTCATTATTGATATCAGTATCAATTAATGCACAAGAATCATCGACGTTGATCAAAGGTACTGTGATCGACGGAGCAACTGGAGAACCTGTAATTGGTGCTTCTGTAATTATAGACGGAACAACAACAGGTGCGATTTCAGATTTTGATGGTAACTACGCTATCAAAACATCTTTATTAGGTACAAAAAAATTAGTTATCTCTTTTGTGGGATATACTTCAATTGAAAAACAAATAGAACTTAAAGGTTCTACTATAACAATTGGAGAAACTAAATTAAATTCTGATGCAATTGGTCTTGCAGAAGTTGAAGTTATTGCATCTGTAGCAATCGACAGAAAAACTCCTGTAGCAGTTTCTACAATCAACCCAGAGAGTATTGAAACTAAATTAGGCACAAAAGAATTCCCGGAAATCTTAAAATCTACACCTGGTGTTTATGCAACTAAGCAAGGTGGTGGTTACGGTGACTCTAGAATTAACCTTAGAGGGTTTAGTTCTGCAAACATTGCTGTAATGATTAATGGTGTTCCAGTAAACGACATGGAAAGTGGTGCTGTATATTGGTCTAACTGGGCAGGTTTATCAGATGTAACTCGTTCTATGCAAGTACAACGTGGTTTAGGTGCTTCTAAAGTAGCTGTACCTTCTATTGGCGGTACTATCAATATCTTAACTAAAACGACTGACGCTCAAAAAGGCGGAAATGTTTATTACGGAATTGGTAACGATGGTAGAGAAAAAATTGGTGTAACATTATCAACAGGTAAAATGGATAATGGTTATGCAGTAACATTCTCTGGCTCTAGAACTACTGGACAAGGTTTTGTAGATGCTACTTCATTTGAAGGGTATTCTTACTTCTTGAACGTTTCTAAGGAGATCAACAAAAAACATATGCTATCTTTTACAGCATTTGGTGCTCCTCAAACACACGGTCAAAGAAGAACTTATAGAGAAATTGAAATGTACCAAAAATATGGTGGCATTAAATATAACTCAGATTGGGGTTATTTAGATGGTCAAGAGTATAACTTAAACACAAACTACTATCACAAACCTCAAATTTCATTAAACCATTATTGGACAATTAATGATAAATCTAACTTATCTACATCTGCTTATGTATCTATCGGTAACGGTGGGGGAACAGGATTCCTTGGTACATCAAAAGACACGGATGCGTATAGAAGATCTGATGGACAAATTAACTTTGAGCAAATTCGTGATGAAAACATCGATGCTGCCGAACTTGGAAATGGTTCAGAAACAATCTTAAGATCATCAATCAACAACCATAAATGGTTTGGTGCTTTATCTGTTTATGATAATAAATTAACAGACGAACTTACTTTTATGGGTGGTTTAGATATTAGATACTACCTTGGTGAACACTACAGAGAGGTTGAAGATTTATTAGGTGGTAATTATTACCTAAACACTACAAACGTAAATCAACCAGATCAAAAAGCTGTAGTTGGCGACAAAGTAGCTTACTATAACGATGGTGAGGTATACTGGTTAGGTGGTTTTGGTCAATTAGAATATACTAAAGATAGATTATCGGCATTCATTTCTGGTGCTGTATCTAATACAACATATATTCGCTACGATTACTTTAACTACACTCCAGGCGAACAAAAATCTGATCAATATAATTTCTTAGGTTTCAGTGTTAAAGGTGGAGTTAACTATAACCTTACTGAAAACCATAATGTATTCTTTAATACAGGTTATATCTCAAGAGCACCGTTCTTCCGTTCTGTATTCCCTAATTATACAAATGATGGTAACAAAGATGCTGAAAACGAAAAAATTATGTCGTTTGAAGTTGGATATGGTTACCGTTCATCAAAATTCAAGGGTAATGCAAACATCTATTACACACAATGGAAAGATAGATCATTTACAAGACAAGTAAACCAAGAGTTTACTGCTAACTTACTAGGTGTAAATGCTACGCACATGGGTATTGAATTAGATGGTAGATACCAAGTATCAAGAAAATTATCTCTTACTGCAATGCTTTCTATTGGTGATTGGACATGGGATAATGACTTGAAAAACGTTCCAATTTATGACCAAAATAATCAGGTTGTAGATTCTGTAAATGTTTACATTGATGGTTTAAAAGTTGGTAACTCTGCACAGACAACTGCTGCATTAGGACTTGACTATGAATTAGTGAAAGGTTTAAAAATCGGAGCTGATTATAACTTCTTCGGTAATAACTATGCTGAATTTGATCCTACTCGCCGTAACGACTCTGAAGACAGAATGAACGCTTGGAAAATGGAAGATTTCAACATTATCGATTTGAATGTTCGTTACAACTTCAATATTGGCACATTCAATACAACTTTCTACGGTAATGTAGACAACTTATTAGATGTTGCTTATGTTTCTGATGCTCAAGATGGTGCAGACCATACAGCTCAAACAGCTAAAGTATTCTACGGTTCTGGTAGAACTTGGAATATGGGTATGAAACTAAAATTCTAA